A genome region from Triticum aestivum cultivar Chinese Spring chromosome 2B, IWGSC CS RefSeq v2.1, whole genome shotgun sequence includes the following:
- the LOC123042858 gene encoding uncharacterized protein: MASFSSASVLALTIMAVLVAGARCSTSGKVGFALTKGSSPTNLIVAAKSFGGTTDDFSKMQVKGQGSDKWIDMSNAGSSGKGNSVWKAVSSTALKAPLAIRYQTKQGTTVVNDDAIHSF; encoded by the coding sequence ATGGCCTCCTTTTCCTCCGCCTCTGTGCTCGCTCTGACGATCATGGCGGTGCTCGTCGCCGGTGCCCGGTGCAGCACCTCGGGCAAGGTTGGCTTCGCACTCACGAAGGGTTCCAGCCCCACCAATCTCATCGTGGCCGCCAAGTCCTTTGGCGGCACTACCGACGACTTCTCCAAGATGCAGGTCAAGGGGCAGGGCTCGGACAAGTGGATTGACATGAGCAATGCGGGGAGCTCCGGCAAGGGGAACTCCGTCTGGAAGGCCGTATCCTCTACCGCACTCAAGGCCCCTCTCGCCATCCGTTACCAGACAAAGCAGGGCACGACTGTTGTGAATGACGACGCCATCCATTCATTTTAG